A stretch of the Hypomesus transpacificus isolate Combined female chromosome 12, fHypTra1, whole genome shotgun sequence genome encodes the following:
- the rtraf gene encoding RNA transcription, translation and transport factor protein, which produces MFKRKLTALDYHNPSGFDCKDETEFRNFIVWIEDQKIRHYKIEDRGNLRNIPSSEWPKYFETYLQDVNCPFSVKERPEAVDWLLGLAVRFEYGDNVDKYKNCPQATATSNTEKPSDPLIHLDSNNPDFKAGVMALANILNIQRHDDYLVMLKAIRILIQERLSPEAILKASQSKEGLPVALDKHVLGFDTGDATLNEAAQILRLLHIEELRELQTKINEAIVAVQAIIADPKTDHRLGKVGR; this is translated from the exons ATGTTTAAAAGAAAGCTGACAGCTTTGGACTATCACAACCCATCTGGATTTGATTGCAAAG ATGAGACCGAATTCAGGAATTTCATCGTGTGGATTGAGGATCAGAAAATCAGACATTATAAAATCGAAGACCGTGGCAACCTGAGAAACATCCCAAGCTCCGAATGGCCCAAGTATTTTGAGACG TATCTTCAGGATGTAAATTGTCCATTCAGTGTCAAAGAAAGACCAGAGGCAGTTGACTGGTTGCTGGGTCTAGCTGTTCGTTTTGAGTACGGTGACAATG TGGATAAGTACAAGAACTGCCCACAAGCCACAGCCACCAGCAACACTGAGAAACCATCTGATCCTCTCATCCATCTGGACA GCAACAACCCAGACTTTAAGGCTGGTGTCATGGCCCTGGCTAACATCCTAAACATCCAACGGCACGACGACTATCTTGTGATGCTGAAG GCCATCAGGATCCTTATTCAAGAGAGGCTCAGCCCTGAGGCCATACTGAAGGCCAGTCAGTCTAAAGAG GGTCTACCCGTGGCCTTGGATAAGCACGTCCTCGGCTTTGATACTGGAG ACGCCACCTTAAACGAGGCAGCTCAGATCCTGCGGCTGCTCCACATCGAAGAGCTCCGTGAGCTGCAGACCAAGATCAACGAGGCCATCGTGGCTGTCCAGGCCATCATCGCAGACCCCAAGACCGACCATCGCCTAGGGAAGGTGGGCAGATGA
- the cenpf gene encoding LOW QUALITY PROTEIN: centromere protein F (The sequence of the model RefSeq protein was modified relative to this genomic sequence to represent the inferred CDS: deleted 1 base in 1 codon), which translates to MSWAVEEWKDGLSGKALQKVQELEGQLDKYKKEKNQKQFQLDSLEAALQKQKQKMDSEKSEASAMKRENQSLLESCDSLEKARQKASHDLTVKEQQVNYLEGQLSASKRTIERLEQELKKYKNDFDRSQTSHSSELQSFCTPQKTFATPAATPSFRQNDSRLEDLQERYNHELEERKRLEAELKIMQVKMLNQSSVSHKDIAARQQAGSSIFPWQQQNQSQSHQSQGAIETPLKRRGGAASSGFLWNAEETPVKTNQRISTSVSHGVSGDSSHQQMEQLRTLNHELKSRVGELEHRVAAQDREVKSQASRLQELLAQLDQVRRDLTEKDRALSKSRDDVAKATTQHEQAVAKCASVEQKLKQVSEEISCQRHNAESSKRALEQKIKDQEKESQKELAHLQSSHQALDQQFNQTKTKLNQEIQQAKKDHNIVQSELEKLTFQKVQMEKEVEEQKQKLFRSEQSLQASQTKELDIRKKFEELQKEKNNLSSQLEQGGRKLSQLEEERKTWEQNLKRSQNMVEDLRAKTEAQGEELKGLKTKLESQAMASSQDLENLKKSLSDTEVKIEKSHVELQKQKQEVEQLSIKLNAMENENKDLKATLGSSQKECVDLRKEHESLLQWKTEKEALINDTETVQQGLTSRISELEKSAVSLNDDNSVLKDLLKTLEEEKASLCGQIDSLKSELLNKCTELEEKERLREELLAQLSEVGQKHSKDLENVGLQVTRLEDQVKDVESRLQQESDRAERAEKSHVELSEQYQVACDMAQSKDSVIELGQAEVSRLQESVAQATAQLDQLQARLAEERTSLLRDCEESVAVKAEEAEQAKLGLIKSQQELSFFQDQVSSLESALKFHKDLGADLQTKFDDLVKTKEDLLEKLSEADKKKEGLQTEIDALSERAKTAAKLQEQCDVLTAADQEKQNALQNMSEALAQTENDIKTLKAQTSAAEDKASEVEKLNEQLSEKVQEIEKEGEAKYQSLHDSLNEEKDILLKQIAALKEEISEREASAEMLSALKTELEEVNQMCADLRKTLDALEKSHASALEHNANLESSVEEKIKQIACQENEIKEISQRRHDEFEKLKEEQERKCKEAAEAKELWESASSELSKLREDGTSRDSKLKEVDEAYNLACQEVENWKEAMSSQQKEMKSMKSSLSAATNGLEEKDNEIKNLKDKLNHAQAEQAKATDSLKEKVMSMNRIKVQLEMLQMDLEDNEACISSYEAQIEELRGTVAALEVKLAESETLKSTLERELEEIKTQRSVLETRFESLEEELSSRSTEVTQLAASLEDAHRQNQTHLTSADQVSSLQATVDGVLEQLEEEVRKRGTVDANVTQLTEEKLQLDANVTRLTEEKLQLDANVTLLTEEKLQLDANMAQLTEEKLQLDANVTQLTEEKLQLDANVAQLTEEKLQLDANMTLLTEEKLQLDANVTLLTEEKLQLDANVAQLTEEKLQLDANVTRLTEEKLQLDANVTRLTEEKLQLDADLKRHELNSRDEVEAVKRENERLQAALLSLTEEHEGLKVAVERADRSKEEAGVRNQEFEREQAELHRRLAGLQEESTSFKEQYDVLLAQVTEQQSRLLQLHTEHVQQEEVRRTSESMVVINSTLEEEDATGAKPSDRINSSMEGVNGGGEESSMKSEEWEDLSGVFEELVQTMEEEKEKEGEEEWKEEELRTSLEPTQEPLEQQQHPAQQEASDSIEELVCTAAPEPIESANGSITDSLSPTTTTPPHPHPVRPGTDLEVNGEAVQRLQGELLSLHAQFDLLTSEMALRKELCSQLEVRVQAAEEESCGSAQRLSAALKERREMEDKLLALAEEADSLRLQLQTSKCQLSDVLEMLENLEVAKGGWDERFLQQESELKRVRSEKANLESHILSMEADLEIMQGHKLRLEGEVEAQRRAASVLEQQLGALGADASQLRTELGAVTEDRDELGLSLARWKEEAENLEKTNVDTRELIKILEEDIRVGKKEVGEAVGSLESFQKEKEQLAGQCRALEEAVTLEIRGKEEILKELNAFRDDRNAACLDSESMVTKIQSLEGEVSRLAQSLESSLLEKGEIASRLNSTQDEVRQMRSGIEKLQVRIESDEKNKKRMAELLKSAQRKAESLQDRIESLEREGEVTEGNLEDAIMQSEAAKAELEVVEEEKQALEKRIGETTEELSNLRAEKERLEKELVQKNAEIQELKAAKQAATTELQEKEAEREDLQKSAEEWRREGERLRALEETWEQERERLAEGEGRRLEKEKEEWEAERERLEGEKRVLQASLSSAEKDRDEQEEERMRFKGGEGEFTVVGPVSGERSRPAAASAGDLLPLHLTAHPVTALQQSNGRLQSNLEDTLKEAKKLREDLEQDKTEFSSQLQQQAESYKLSLEEVTSEKEELRCQLASVQEEKKKEEEEEEKKKEKEEEVLKQTQQQVSELSSRVARLSKERDSALSKMNLWMKSCKQLEKEKEALLNEGHQQGELIANLQSGHTGEAGGESGEEVLAELQELKRALEERKKEAEERNRELEESRKEVEELSKALEERGSEADESLDKYCSLMVRVHKLEETNDSLKTRLEQINQQASSANANQGSNANQGSSANANQGSSANANQGSRTPRGQSRKSTQRTQEAVTEDTENKAVGQGSGKRGSGKRGNDGDKPSRAQETLHNLAKRIKAGAVATTPKKGSHQEEEEFRPEGLPELVQRGFADIPLGEASPFIIRRTTVQQRCSPRLAAQHTSAPPSSSQKQLRHGALSPAEDSKLSKVLEPLGLQSTVGKETPVTESPDWKGLCVSPAPHSRESRGRRSLSTRKTPEQREKRREAMSSPRGEENCQVQ; encoded by the exons ATGAGTTGGGCGGTGGAGGAATGGAAAGATGGCCTTTCGGGGAAAGCCCTCCAGAAAGTCCAGGAGCTCGAAGGCCAGCTGGACAAatataaaaaagagaaaaatcagAAACAGTTTCAGCTGGACTCTCTGGAGGCTGCCTTGCAGAAACAGAAACAAAAG ATGGACAGTGAGAAGAGTGAGGCATCGGCTATGAAGAGGGAGAACCAGTCTCTGTTGGAGTCATGTGACTCTCTGGAAAAGGCTCGTCAGAAGGCAAGCCACGACCTCACTGTGAAAGAACAACAGGTGAACTACCTCGAGGGTCAACTCAGCGCGAGCAAGAGGACTATCGAACGCCTGGAGCAGGAGCTGAAGAA GTACAAGAATGACTTTGACAGGTCGCAAACCTCCCACTCGTCTGAGCTGCAGTCCTTTTGCACCCCACAGAAGACTTTTGCCACCCCTGCAGCCACTCCCAGCTTTAGACAGAATG ATTCCAGGCTTGAAGATCTGCAGGAGAGATATAACCATGagttggaagagaggaagagactggAGGCTGAGCTGAAAATAATGCAAGTCAAG ATGTTAAATCAGTCGTCCGTGAGCCACAAGGACATAGCAGCCCGGCAACAGGCTGGCTCTTCGATATTCCCATGGCAACAGCAGAACCAATCGCAGAGCCACCAGTCCCAGGGAGCCATAGAAACGCCACTGAAGAGGCGTGGCGGTGCGGCGTCCTCTGGCTTCCTGTGGAACGCGGAGGAAACGCCCGTTAAGACGAACCAACGAATCAGCACGTCCGTATCGCATGGCGTCTCTGGAGACTCCTCCCACCAACAGATGGAGCAGCTAAGGACCCTCAACCACG AGCTGAAGAGCAGAGTGGGTGAGCTGGAGCATCGTGTGGCCGCCCAGGACAGAGAGGTGAAGAGCCAGGCGTCCAGGCTGCAGGAGCTCCTGGCCCAGCTGGACCAGGTCCGGAGGGACCTGACCGAGAAGGACCGCGCCCTGAGCAAGAGCCGGGACGACGTCGCCAAGGCCACCACGCAGCACGAACAGGCTGTCGCCAAG TGTGCGTCAGTGGAACAGAAGCTGAAGCAGGTGTCTGAGGAGATCAGTTGCCAGAGGCACAATGCTGAGAGCTCCAAAAGAGCCCTGGAGCAGAAGATTAAGGATCAGGAGAAGGAGAGCCAGAAG GAGCTGGCACACCTGCAGAGCAGCCACCAGGCCCTAGATCAGCAGTTCAACCAGACCAAGACCAAGCTAAACCAAGAGATCCAGCAAGCCAAGAAAGACCACAACATCGTCCAGTCTGAGCTAGAAAAG CTGACATTCCAGAAAGTTCAGATGGAGAAAGAAGTGGAGGAGCAGAAACAGAAGTTGTTCCGGTCTGAGCAGAGCCTGCAGGCCAGCCAGACCAAGGAGCTTGACATCAGGAAGAAGTTTGAG GAGCTGCAGAAGGAGAAGAACAACCTGAGCTCCCAGCTGGAGCAGGGTGGCAGGAAGCTgtctcagctggaggaggagaggaagacctgGGAGCAGAACCTGAAACGCAGCCAAAACATGGTGGAAGACCTGAGAG CTAAAACTGAAGCTCAGGGTGAGGAGCTGAAAGGACTTAAGACAAAACTGGAGAGTCAAGCCATGGCCTCCTCCCAGGATCTGGAGAACCTGAAGAAAAGTCTGTCCGACACGGAAGTGAAAATAGAGAAGTCCCACGTCGAGCTGCAGAAGCAAAAGCAAGAGGTGGAACAGCTGTCAATCAAGCTCAACGCCATGGAGAACGAGAACAAAGACCTGAAGGCAACCTTGGGCAGCAGCCAGAAAGAGTGTGTGGACCTGAGAAAGGAACACGAATCTCTGCTTCAGTGGAAAACCGAGAAGGAAGCACTTATTAACGACACCGAGACCGTGCAGCAAGGCCTGACCAGCAGAATCAGCGAGCTGGAGAAGAGCGCGGTGTCCCTGAACGACGACAACAGCGTTCTAAAGGACCTGCTGAAAACCCTAGAAGAGGAGAAGGCCAGTCTGTGCGGTCAGATCGATTCCCTCAAGAGTGAACTGCTCAACAAGTGCACCgagctggaggagaaagagCGACTGCGCGAAGAGCTCCTGGCCCAGCTGTCTGAGGTCGGACAGAAGCACTCCAAAGACCTGGAGAACGTAGGGCTCCAGGTCACACGCCTGGAAGACCAGGTGAAAGACGTAGAGAGCCGTCTCCAGCAAGAAAGCGATAGGGCGGAGAGGGCAGAGAAGTCTCACGTGGAGCTCTCGGAGCAGTACCAGGTGGCCTGCGACATGGCCCAGTCCAAAGACTCTGTGATCGAGCTGGGCCAGGCTGAGGTATCTCGGCTCCAGGAGAGTGTCGCCCAGGCCACCGCCCAGCTGGATCAGCTGCAGGCCAGGCTTGCGGAGGAAAGGACCTCTCTCCTGAGGGATTGCGAGGAGAGCGTAGCCGTAAAGGCGGAGGAGGCGGAGCAGGCCAAGCTGGGGCTGATCAAGTCTCAACAGGAGCTCTCCTTCTTCCAAGACCAGGTTTCATCTCTAGAATCAGCCCTGAAGTTTCATAAAGACTTGGGGGCTGACCTTCAGACTAAGTTTGATGACTTGGTGAAAACTAAAGAGGATCTCTTGGAGAAGCTCTCTGAGGCtgataaaaagaaagagggtTTGCAAACGGAAATCGATGCCCTTTCGGAACGGGCGAAGACGGCCGCCAAACTTCAGGAGCAATGTGACGTACTGACAGCTGCGGATCAGGAAAAACAAAATGCCCTACAGAATATGTCAGAGGCTTTAGCCCAGACAGAGAATGACATTAAGACACTCAAGGCACAGACGAGTGCTGCAGAGGACAAGGCTTCTGAAGTGGAGAAGCTCAATGAACAGCTGTCAGAAAAAGTACAGGAGAttgaaaaggagggagaggcaaAATATCAAAGCCTTCACGACTCCCTGAATGAAGAGAAAGATATTCTCCTGAAGCAGATCGCTGCGCTTAAGGAAGAGATTTCTGAGAGAGAGGCTTCGGCAGAGATGCTTTCTGCTTTGAAAACCGAGCTGGAAGAGGTAAACCAGATGTGTGCTGACCTCAGAAAGACCTTGGATGCTTTAGAGAAGAGTCATGCGTCTGCTCTTGAGC ACAATGCAAACCTGGAGAGCAGCGTGGAGGAGAAAATCAAACAAATAGCCTGTCAGGAGAACGAGATCAAAGAAATCTCCCAACGACGCCATGATGAATTTGAGAAActgaaggaggaacaggagaggaaatGCAAAGAGGCAGCAGAGGCTAAGGAGCTGTGGGAGAGCGCCTCGTCAGAGCTCTCGAAGCTCAGGGAGGACGGTACCTCTCGCGACAGCAAGCTGAAGGAAGTTGACGAGGCTTATAACCTGGCTTGCCAAGAGGTCGAAAACTGGAAAGAAGCCATGTCGAGCCAGCAGAAAGAGATGAAGTCAATGAAaagttctctctctgctgctaccAACGGCCTAGAAGAGAAGGATAACGAGATCAAGAATCTGAAGGATAAGTTGAACCATGCGCAAGCAGAGCAGGCCAAAGCAACCGATTCCCTCAAGGAGAAGGTCATGAGTATGAACAGGATCAAGGTCCAGCTAGAGATGCTTCAAATGGACCTGGAGGACAACGAAGCCTGCATCAGCTCCTACGAAGCACAGATAGAGGAGCTGAGAGGAACTGTGGCTGCTCTGGAGGTCAAACTAGCGGAGAGTGAGACTCTGAAGTCCACTCTAGAGCGCGAGTTGGAAGAGATCAAAACCCAGAGATCCGTCCTAGAGACCCGGTTTGAGTCCCTTGAGGAGGAACTTTCCTCAAGGAGCACTGAAGTCACACAGCTGGCTGCTAGTCTGGAGGATGCTCACAGGCAGAACCAGACTCACCTTACCTCTGCTGACCAGGTGAGTTCTCTGCAGGCCACGGTCGACGGTGTCCTGGAGCAGTTGGAAGAGGAAGTTAGGAAACGTGGAACCGTCGATGCTAATGTGACTCAGCTAACTGAGGAGAAACTCCAGCTGGATGCTAACGTGACTCGGCTAACTGAGGAGAAACTCCAGCTGGATGCTAACGTGACTCTGCTAACTGAGGAGAAACTCCAGCTGGATGCTAACATGGCTCAGCTAACTGAGGAGAAACTCCAGCTGGATGCTAATGTGACTCAGCTAACTGAGGAGAAACTCCAGCTGGATGCTAACGTGGCTCAGCTAACTGAGGAGAAACTCCAGCTGGATGCTAACATGACTCTGCTAACTGAGGAGAAACTCCAGCTGGATGCTAACGTGACTCTGCTAACTGAGGAGAAACTCCAGCTGGATGCTAACGTGGCTCAGCTAACTGAGGAGAAACTCCAGCTGGATGCTAATGTGACTCGGCTAACAGAGGAAAAACTCCAGCTGGATGCTAACGTGACTCGGTTAACTGAGGAGAAACTCCAGCTGGATGCCGACTTGAAGAGGCACGAACTGAACTCCCGAGACGAGGTGGAGGCGGTCAAACGAGAGAACGAACGCCTCCAAGCGGCCCTCCTGAGCCTAACTGAAGAACACGAAGGTCTGAAGGTTGCCGTTGAGAGGGCCGACCGGAGTAAGGAGGAGGCCGGTGTGAGGAACCAAGAGTTTGAGAGGGAGCAAGCAGAGTTGCACAGGAGGCTCGCAGGGTTGCAGGAGGAGTCGACCTCATTTAAGGAACAGTATGACGTCCTGCTGGCCCAAGTGACAGAGCAGCAGAGTCGTCTCCTGCAACTGcacactgagcatgtgcagcaGGAAGAGGTCAGGAGAACATCAGAGTCGATGGTGGTCATCAACTCAAcactggaggaagaggacgcGACAG GGGCAAAGCCGTCAGACAGAATCAACAGCAGCATGgagggggtgaatggaggaggagaagagtcgTCGATGAAGTCTGAAGAGTGGGAGGATCTAtctggtgtgtttgaggagctgGTCCAGaccatggaggaggagaaggagaaggagggggaggaggagtggaaggaggaggagttgaGAACCTCCCTGGAGCCTACTCAGGAGCCGCTGGAACAGCAGCAACATCCTGCACAGCAG GAGGCCTCAGACAGCATTGAGGAGCTGGTCTGTACCGCTGCACCCGAACCCATTGAGAGCGCAAACGGCAGCATCACGGATAGTTTGTCTCCGacaaccaccacccctcctcatccccacccTGTACGGCCAGGGACCGACCTAGAGGTGAACGGGGAGGCGGTCCAAAGGCTGCAGGGGGAGCTCCTGAGCCTCCACGCCCAATTCGACCTCCTGACCTCCGAGATGGCCCTCAGGAAGGAGCTGTGCTCCCAGCtggaggtcagagttcaggcGGCCGAGGAAGAAAGTTGTGGCTCCGCACAGAGGCTCTCCGCCGCGCTGAAGGAGAGACGGGAGATGGAGGACAAGCTGTTGGCGCTTGCAGAGGAGGCAGACTCTCTGAGGCTGCAGCTTCAGACGTCTAAGTGTCAGTTGTCTGATGTCCTGGAGATGCTGGAGAACCTGGAGGTGGCCAAAG GTGGCTGGGACGAGCGGTTCCTCCAGCAGGAGAGTGAGTTGAAGAGGGTTCGCTCGGAGAAGGCCAACCTGGAGTCTCACATCCTGTCAATGGAGGCGGACCTGGAGATTATGCAGGGCCACAAGCTCCgcctggagggggaggtggaggcccAGCGCCGGGCTGCCTCTGTCCTGGAGCAGCAGCTAGGGGCCCTGGGGGCTGACGCCAGCCAGCTGCGGACGGAGCTGGGGGCCGTCACCGAGGACCGAGATGAGCTCGGCCTCTCCCTCGCCCGGTGGAAAGAAGAGGCGGAAAACCTGGAGAAGACCAACGTAGACACCAGGGAGCTCATCAAGATCCTGGAGGAGGATATCCGAGTGGGGAAGAAGGAAGTCGGAGAGGCCGTGGGGAGCCTGGAGAGCTTCCaaaaggagaaggagcagcTGGCGGGGCAGTGCCGGGCCTTGGAGGAGGCGGTCACGCTGGAGATtcgagggaaggaggagatccTCAAGGAGCTGAACGCGTTTAGGGACGACCGGAACGCAGCCTGTCTCGACTCCGAGTCCATGGTC ACCAAGATCCAGAGCCTGGAGGGAGAGGTCTCCCGTCTGGCCCAGTCGCTGGAATCCTCCCTGCTGGAGAAGGGCGAGATCGCCTCCCGCCTCAACTCCACCCAGGACGAGGTGAGGCAGATGAGGTCGGGCATCGAGAAGCTGCAAGTTCGGATCGAGTCCGACGAGAAAAATAAGAAGCGCATGGCCGAGCTGCTGAAGAGCGCCCAAAGGAAGGCGGAATCTCTCCAGGACCGCATCGAGTCcctggagagggaaggggaggtgaCCGAGGGGAACCTGGAGGATGCCATCATGCAGTCCGAGGCTGCTAAGGCCGAGCTggaagtggtggaggaggaaaagCAAGCCCTGGAGAAGAGAATCGGGGAGACGACCGAAGAGCTGAGCAACCTGAGGGCGGagaaggagaggctggagaaggaaCTGGTCCAGAAGAACGCTGAGATCCAGGAGTTGAAGGCGGCGAAGCAGGCCGCTACCACGGAGCTGCAAGAGAAGGAGGCGGAGAGGGAGGATCTGCAGAAGTCTGCGGAGGAGtggcggagagagggggagaggctcCGTGCTTTGGAGGAGACGtgggaacaggagagagagaggctggctgagggagagggcaggaggctggagaaggagaaggaagagtgGGAGGCCGAaagagagaggttagagggagagaaaagagtccTGCAGGCCAGCCTGTCTTCTGCGGAGAAGGATAGAgatgagcaggaggaggagaggatgaggtttaaaggaggagagggagagtttaCGGTCGTCGGTCCTGTCTCTGGAGAGCGCAGCCGGCCAGCTGCAGCATCAGCTGgagacctcctccctctccatctcacaGCTCACCCA GTAACCGCCCTGCAGCAGAGCAACGGTCGGCTTCAGAGTAACCTGGAGGACACTCTAAAAGAGGCCAAGAAACTGAGAGAGGATTTGGAGCAAGACAAAACTGAATTTTCCTCTCAGCTGCAACAACAAGCAGAGAGCTACAAG tTATCTctggaggaagtgacatcagaGAAAGAGGAGCTGAGGTGTCAACTGGCTAGCgtgcaggaggagaagaagaaggaggaagaggaggaggagaagaagaaggagaaggaggaggaggtgctgaaACAAACCCAGCAGCAG GTGTCTGAGCTGAGCTCTCGCGTCGCCCGCCTGTCCAAGGAGAGAGACTCCGCCCTCAGCAAGATGAACCTGTGGATGAAGTCCTGCAagcagctggagaaggagaaggaggcgtTGTTAAATGAGggccaccagcagggggagctcaTCGCCAACCTTCAGAGCGGCCATACCGGAGAAG CAGGTGGAGAAAGCGGTGAGGAGGTTCTGGctgagctgcaggagctgaAGAGAGCTTTGGAAGAACGGAAGAAAGAGGcggaggagagaaacagggagttggaggagagcaggaaggaggtggaggagctgagcaAGGCcttggaggagaggggtagtGAGGCGGACGAGAGCCTGGACAAGTACTGCAGCCTGATGGTGCGAGTCCACAAGCTGGAGGAGACCAACGACTCCCTGAAGACACGGCTAGAGCAGATCAACCAGCAAGCTAGCAGCGCTAACGCTAACCAGGGCAGTAACGCTAACCAGGGCAGCAGCGCTAACGCTAACCAGGGCAGCAGCGCTAACGCTAACCAGGGCAGCAGGACCCCCAGGGGCCAGAGCAGGAAGTCGACCCAGAGGACACAGGAAGCAGTCACGGAGGACACGGAGAACAAGGCcgtgggtcaggggtcaggaaaGAGGGGGTCAGGGAAGCGGGGCAACGACGGCGACAAACCCTCCAGAGCCCAAGAGACCTTGCACAACCTGGCCAAGAGGATCAAAGCGGGCGCCGTGGCAACCACGCCCAAAAAAGGAAGCcatcaggaagaggaggagtttaGGCCGGAAGGACTTCCTGAGCTAGTGCAGAGAG GTTTTGCCGACATTCCCCTTGGAGAGGCCAGCCCCTTCATCATAAGGAGAACCACTGTGCAGCAGCGCTGCAGCCCCCGCCTAGCCGCCCAACACACCtcggcccccccctcctcctcccagaagCAGCTGAGGCACGGTGCGCTCTCCCCTGCAGAGGACAGCAAGCTGTCGAAG gtgCTGGAGCCACTGGGTCTCCAGAGCACCGTCGGCAAGGAAACCCCCGTGACGGAAAGCCCCGACTGGAAAGGCTTGTGCGTTAGCCCCGCCCCCCACTCTCGGGAGAGTCGAGGACGGAGGTCTCTGAGCACGCGGAAAACTCCGGAACAGCGGGAGAAACGCAGAGAGGCCATGAGCTCCCCGCGAGGGGAGGAGAACTGCCAAGTTCAATAG